The sequence GGTATTCAGCATAGCGATACAGGTGCTCTAAAAAAAGCCTGGCCAACGGCTACCGAATGGCGGCAGTTAACCATTTTTGCCCTACTGAACACGACCCTTTACCTCGGCGCGTTCGTTCTGGCGATGAAACAGGTATCGGCAGGAATTGGTAGCTTATCGACAGCTACCAACCCGCTGTTTATTGCCTTACTTTCCGCTCTTTGGCTGCGCCGAATACCGCAGTGGAACGAAATCGGCGGGCTATTGCTGGGCCTTTTGGGTATCGGAATTGCCACCTATCCACTGCTGCTGAACAGCTATGCTACAGTCGACGGTTTGCTGATTTTATTAGGAGGGATGATTTCTGTTTCGGCTGCAACCGTCTATTATGCCCGAATTAAGTGGCGTTTGCCCAGTCTTGTCATCAACGGCTGGCAGGTACTTCTAGGAGGTTTGTTGCTGCTGCCGTTTACATGTTTGATGGCTGTCCTCGACCCAAACGAATTTAGTTCATCACACTATGACCTGCGATTCTGGGCGTCGGTTTTCTGGCTCATTTTACCCGTATCGGTTGCGGCCCTGCAATTATGGTTTTTCCTGGTGCGGCAAGACCCCATCCGGGCATCGCTTTGGCTGTTTCTCTGCCCGATCTTTGGTTTTATGTACTCCTATTTGCTTATGGGCGAACCGATCACGTTATACACCGTTGTGGGTACGGCGCTGGTAATTGGTGGGTTGTGGCTCGGACGGAAAAAAAATCAGTGAGCAGTAGACAGTCTTCAGTAGGCAGTGGAAAGCTGGCAAAGACCAGATCGTATATTGCCTAAGTCTGTCTACTGTTTCAGGACAATCATTTCTACCCGTCGGTTGAGCTTGCGGGTTGCTTCTGAGCTATTATTGGCAATCGGGCGTGTAGGTCCATAGCCACGTGTTGTGATGCGACTGGCTGAAATACCACTTTGTACCAGATAGGCTTTCACAACCTCCACCCGCTCTTTCGACAACTCAACATTTTTATCAAAATCACCCTGATTGTCTGTATGGCCAGCCAGTTCTATCTCGGCAGTAGGGTGCTGCTGCATAAACTGCAATACCTGTTCCAGCATCGGCTGGGCATCGGGGAGCAGATCAGACTTACTCTGTACAAATTGAAGGGCACGCAATTGAGTGGCTTTGCCTTTGGGCGCTACAACCAGTGGTGGCGTATAGGTAACCTTGGCATCAAGCGTTTTGGGGGGTGTAAGCCGCTCGGTTGGGGCTGGTACGCTGCTACCCGCCGAACGGTTACTGGTTACGGCCACGGTTGGGAGGGTAACCGGTGGAGTCGACGTGGTTGACGAAGTCGACGAAGCCGTTTGGGCCGGTTCAGTTCTGGCTGGCTTTGGGCTGGATGAAGCCGATACGACAGGGCTGGTGGTAGCTGCTACGGGCTTAGATCCAAGGCGATACAAGCTGATCAGTTTGGAAATTTTGTTCGTATAAGCCGAGGTAGGCGCTGATTCCTGATCATAGGGCTCATACCCATTGGCTACCACAGAAAGATGATAAGCCTCATTTTTGCTGAGAATGAGCCGGTATGTACCATCCTGACCCGTCCGCTGTTTATCGCTGAATGTACCCGACTGGTTTTTAACCGAGATCGTTGCCCCGGTAATGGGTTCGCGTGTGGCATCGTCAACAATTGTTCCTTCCATGGAAAGAGAAACTGGAGCCGTGGTTGTAACCGCCTGGGGTTTCGACTGCCCCCAACTCGAGATAAATGGGAAACTGCTGAAGCACAGGATACAGGCAAAAAATATTGAATAGGTTCGTTTCATTGTTAAGAAACAACGCGAAAAGAAAGCCCAAAAGTACGTTCAATCCGGTAAAAAACAACCTAATGCTTGGATCGGAATGGACTTGTTTCTGAGCTATTTTTGAGGGGTAAAAATTGTTATTTAACTATCTGAATTACAGTAAGTTATGTAATGAAAATAGTTGACGGAAAATGAACGTCAAACACACTATTTTCGTTAATAAAATATGACACAGATAACTAACGTGACGATGCATTCCCCGAACGCTCAGGCACCCCTTGCACCGAATTCAGCGGGCAATTTGCCGCTCGACGACAACTGGCGGAAGTCAATTCCGGCACAGGTGTTTCTGAACCATTTTTTTGCTATGGATTACCATATCCAGCACCAGAACGACCTTTTCGATGTATCGAAGTTTCCGATTTTTCAGCAATTCCACGGGTCTGTAACCGACGCCAGTTATAAAGCATTGGAGAAATTGTTGCTAAACAGCTGGAGTGCCGAATACGCTCTGCGTATAACGCCGGTTGTTAACGATGAACAATATCTGCAAAGCTCACTACACTGGACTTTTCCGCAAGCTTATTATAGCGCCCTGTTTAGTGCAAGGGCATTTCTGGCCGTACAGGGCGTCAATGTCAGTAATGAAGAGTTGATCCGTAAGCGGATCGGTAATATGGTCGTACGGGGCTATTATCCGGCTTCTATTGGCTATTACGCACTGGGTCCGATCAATAGCTACCGAATACAACGGCTGCCAATGGCCAAACGCTTCTCCGTAGCATCTAAAACGGATTTGTTGTTACCGTCACGCGAAGGATCAGTTCAGGCTGAATTGGCTCAGTTTCTTAAAACTACCCGCGATCAGCGTATTAAGGCACTCCGCAATGCGATTCAGACGAATCCGAAAACGGCACTTCGTAGCCCTAAAACAGGTGAAATTTTACAGAAATTTAGTGTCGAACAGTATAAGCAATTGGCAAAGCAGATCGGGTATACCACCTATTTCGACATGCTGAGCCGACTTCGTATTTCATCGACCAACCGGGAAATTGAACGGTTTGTCGATTCTGAGATCGATGTTAAGCTCTTTCATCAAAGTCTTGTGAATATTGTCGCGCACGTCAATGCCGTTCATGAGGCTTACATTGCCAAGGCGCTGGGGGTTGAGGCTTACCGACAGTTAGTGGCCAAGCTTCCTTCCTATCTCCAGGAGAGCTTTGTGCGGGAGCGAATGAATACCCTCATTGTGCCTATGCTTACCACCGATGAGGATTCGCAGTTGCAGATGGCAGCTTAACTCACGATAGATCCTGTAAAAGCCAGATTAGTGACTTCACTGATCTGGCTTTTTTATATATGAGTAAAATTATAAATTGTATATTCCTGCCTACTAGTATTATTCTTTAAAGATGACGAACCGTTTCATTGTGGCTAATATTTGGCTAATCATCTGAATGCCTTTTATTTACTCAAAAATGATGTTGTTCTATCTATCATCTATCGATAATAACAATATCGTTTCCAGAAGATCACTGCTTTAATTTGCATTTGAATAAGATTTGAACTGATATACAACCTGAATTAATTCTATGAAAAATCAAATTATTTCTGTCGGCTCGCAATTCCCGGATTTTAAAAAACTGGCTGTTGTTTCGCTCGATAAAGACAATGAGTTCTACGAAATTTCGTCGGACGATCACAAGAATGCGAATCAGTGGTTAGTGATGTTCTGGTGGCCAAAGGATTTTACCTTCGTATGCCCAACCGAAATCGCTGAATTCAACAAAAAGTTTGACGATTTCCAGGATCGCGATACGATGGTCATCGGTGCTTCGACCGATAGCGAATTCGTTCACCTGGCCTGGCGTAAAAACCACGACGATCTGCGTGGTCTGAAGTTCCCGATGCTGGCCGATACATCGAAATCACTGGCCGAAGAGCTGGGTATTCTGGAAGCCAATGAGAAGGTTGCGTATCGCGTTACGTACATCGTTGATCCACAGGGTATTGTTCGTTGGGTAAACGTTAATGATCTTTCTGTTGGTCGTAACGTCAACGAGGTAATCCGCGTGCTTGACGCCCTTCAAACGGACGAACTGTGCCCCTGCAACTGGCAGAAAGGCGAAGCTACGCTGACCGCTTAATTAATGATTGACTGACTGAATTGTTGACTGATTGAATTATGAATCTTTCCAATCATTCAGCCATTCAGTCAGTCGACAATTCAATCATGACAACTACACAAAACGAAACCGTTACGTCGTTGCTGGGTCTGGTCGGTCTCGAACCTACTGGCGAGCATCCTGTATTGGAGGCATTAGCCCAGACGGATCATCGCTACCTGCGCGATCTGAAAATCAACGTTGGTAATGTGCTGAATAGCACCCAGACGCTGACTAAAAAAGAAGCCCTGTTATTGGCTCTGTCGATCGCTGTTAACGAAAAATACCAGCCGCTGATCGACTCCCTGACAACGGTGGCTAAACAGGAGGGTGCTTCTGATGCCGAGGTTGCTGAAACAGTTGCCTGTACATCGCTATTGAGCACGAACAATGTATTTTATCGCTTCCGGCACTTTGTCAGCAAAGATTATTATCAGCAAACTCAACCCGGAATTCGGATGAGCATCATGATGAATCCGGTGCTGGGTAAGGAGTTTTTTGAGCTAATGAGTCTGGTGGTGTCGGCCGTCAATGGCTGCGAACTTTGCGTTCGGTCGCACGAAGAAAGTGTATTGAAACACGGTGCCAGCGAGCCGCGTGTTTTCGATGCGATCCGTTTAGCGGCTGTGATCAAAGGGTTGATCACCGTTTTGTAAGGATAATCATACGAGTCATAAACGCGTAAGGGGGATAAAAGAACGGAAGCAGTAAGCCTCGTCGTTCCTCTATCCCCCTTACGCGTTTTTACTGCGGACTCTTATTGATCACCCAGATCAGTTGCGGAAATCCATTTAACCCCAAATTGCTGTCCCTGGATGCCCGATTCGGTCGGGTTTATATAGCGAATGGTGAACGAATTGACTATTCCATTCCACTGAGCGCTATTTTTTACCGGGATTGCATAGGTATGATACCGGTTGTCGGGTATAATGTTGAACCGTATGGCCTGATTGGATTGCTCCGCTTCCAGTTCCGACTGACCTACCTTTTTCCAGTCCAGTGATAATTGCGTTTCTGGTGTAATGGCCCGCATCCGAACGTATATCGTGCCAAACTCCGCTGTTTTATAGCCTTTTTGGGGCGATGACAACCGGAAGCGTCGATCGGTTGGGGTAATCACCAGTTCATCGCCAACCGGGAATCCCTGATCGTATCCTTTACGATATGTGAAACCCTTGCGCGTTGGGCTATTGGCAAAAACATAATTAGGCTTGGTTTCTGAACGTGGCAGTGTATTAATAGTGTTGCGGATTTCATCCAGTGTACCAACCACCACGTTGATGTCAAATTCATACACGCCATTAGGGTCCAGAATCATGTTCACCGTGTTGGCAATATAGCCGGCGTTGATCGATTCAGGAGGGCCAATACCAGGGCTATCGAACAGACCCGCCTTGAACTCGTGTGAGTAGGGAGTATGGAGGGCAAGACCCCGGTTTGTATTAGGCCGAACAGCTACAATCCATGGCTCTGAGGCACTGATGTCATATGGCCCCATATGTCCCTGATAATTATATTGGTTGAAGCTTTTGCCACTGCCACCGATATTGGGAATCGCGTTCACATTGACCAGAGGAGCATTGGTATACGGATCGCCCTGCACAACATAGAATTGGTAGTACATGCTGCTGGTATACGTGCAGGGAAGCTCCTGCTGACGAGAATCCGCATACTTGGTCTGGTCAGGACGGCTGCCTGTAATCCGTACATGTCGCCGGACAATGTTGCCTTCCAGACGAATCCACTGCTCAACGATATAATCGCCGGGTTCGTTACTCAAGCCCCAATGCAAACCACGAGTTTTGCAGTAAAGCATTTTATCCGTGCGTCCATATCCCAGAATAGGCGAGTAGTCTCCAGCAATGCTTCCTCCCTGTACGGGGTTGTAGCCGATGTCATCCAATACCCGCTTCCCATTCTGAGTCCATCCTGTATTAGCATCGGGGAGACTGTAGAGTGAAATCTGATCATCACGACC comes from Spirosoma aureum and encodes:
- a CDS encoding peroxiredoxin — translated: MKNQIISVGSQFPDFKKLAVVSLDKDNEFYEISSDDHKNANQWLVMFWWPKDFTFVCPTEIAEFNKKFDDFQDRDTMVIGASTDSEFVHLAWRKNHDDLRGLKFPMLADTSKSLAEELGILEANEKVAYRVTYIVDPQGIVRWVNVNDLSVGRNVNEVIRVLDALQTDELCPCNWQKGEATLTA
- a CDS encoding OmpA family protein, with product MKRTYSIFFACILCFSSFPFISSWGQSKPQAVTTTAPVSLSMEGTIVDDATREPITGATISVKNQSGTFSDKQRTGQDGTYRLILSKNEAYHLSVVANGYEPYDQESAPTSAYTNKISKLISLYRLGSKPVAATTSPVVSASSSPKPARTEPAQTASSTSSTTSTPPVTLPTVAVTSNRSAGSSVPAPTERLTPPKTLDAKVTYTPPLVVAPKGKATQLRALQFVQSKSDLLPDAQPMLEQVLQFMQQHPTAEIELAGHTDNQGDFDKNVELSKERVEVVKAYLVQSGISASRITTRGYGPTRPIANNSSEATRKLNRRVEMIVLKQ
- a CDS encoding DMT family transporter produces the protein MRQLIPGLLFAALWASASAATKFGVQSVHPLILANVRFFVAGGGMLLFAYGIQHSDTGALKKAWPTATEWRQLTIFALLNTTLYLGAFVLAMKQVSAGIGSLSTATNPLFIALLSALWLRRIPQWNEIGGLLLGLLGIGIATYPLLLNSYATVDGLLILLGGMISVSAATVYYARIKWRLPSLVINGWQVLLGGLLLLPFTCLMAVLDPNEFSSSHYDLRFWASVFWLILPVSVAALQLWFFLVRQDPIRASLWLFLCPIFGFMYSYLLMGEPITLYTVVGTALVIGGLWLGRKKNQ
- a CDS encoding carboxymuconolactone decarboxylase family protein, whose amino-acid sequence is MTTTQNETVTSLLGLVGLEPTGEHPVLEALAQTDHRYLRDLKINVGNVLNSTQTLTKKEALLLALSIAVNEKYQPLIDSLTTVAKQEGASDAEVAETVACTSLLSTNNVFYRFRHFVSKDYYQQTQPGIRMSIMMNPVLGKEFFELMSLVVSAVNGCELCVRSHEESVLKHGASEPRVFDAIRLAAVIKGLITVL